The following are encoded in a window of Bradyrhizobium sp. WBOS07 genomic DNA:
- a CDS encoding UbiX family flavin prenyltransferase yields the protein MSGRQGIVVGISGASGAAIGMRIVELLAADPHYAVHLVVSPAAERTLSEEVGSDALARLRALAFRHHLHSDVGAAIASGSYPVAGMIVAPCSIRTLSAIAWGQLDNLLTRAADVQLKERRRLVLLVRESPLHLGHLRSMLQATEIGAIIAPPMPAFYLRPQSLDEVIDQIAARAINLLDLTKLRAPAKVWSGSEGA from the coding sequence ATGAGCGGGCGACAAGGCATCGTCGTCGGCATCAGCGGCGCCTCGGGCGCCGCGATCGGCATGCGCATCGTCGAGCTGCTGGCTGCCGATCCGCACTACGCGGTGCACCTCGTGGTCTCGCCCGCGGCCGAGCGTACGCTGAGCGAGGAAGTGGGCAGCGATGCGCTGGCGCGGCTGCGCGCGCTCGCCTTCCGCCATCATCTTCATTCGGACGTCGGCGCCGCGATCGCCAGCGGCTCGTATCCGGTTGCCGGCATGATCGTGGCGCCGTGCTCGATCCGCACGCTCTCGGCCATCGCCTGGGGGCAGCTCGACAACCTCCTGACGCGCGCAGCCGACGTGCAGCTCAAGGAGCGGCGCCGGCTGGTGCTGCTGGTCCGCGAGAGCCCGCTGCATCTCGGCCATTTGCGCAGCATGCTCCAGGCAACCGAGATCGGCGCGATCATTGCCCCGCCGATGCCGGCCTTTTATCTGAGGCCGCAGTCGCTGGATGAGGTGATCGACCAGATCGCCGCCCGGGCGATCAACCTGCTCGACCTGACAAAGCTTCGCGCACCCGCAAAGGTCTGGTCGGGCTCGGAAGGCGCATAG
- a CDS encoding metal-sulfur cluster assembly factor, translating into MTINDDDLVDLIRQALKVVIDPELGHNIVDLGFIYDVSVDEGAAHITMTATTRGCPAASFLKEGVASSACLVPGVESVDVTMTFEPPWHPSMISPGVRSSLGFAEVN; encoded by the coding sequence ATGACGATCAACGATGATGATCTCGTGGACCTGATCAGGCAGGCACTGAAGGTTGTGATCGATCCGGAGCTCGGCCACAACATCGTCGACCTCGGCTTCATCTATGACGTGTCGGTCGACGAAGGCGCCGCCCACATCACCATGACGGCGACCACACGCGGTTGCCCCGCCGCGTCCTTCCTCAAGGAGGGTGTCGCGAGCAGCGCTTGCCTCGTTCCGGGCGTCGAATCGGTCGACGTCACCATGACGTTCGAGCCGCCCTGGCATCCCTCGATGATCTCGCCGGGCGTCAGGTCATCGCTCGGCTTTGCCGAGGTGAATTGA
- the mgtA gene encoding magnesium-translocating P-type ATPase, with protein MIEQSSPAKVLAEAFWQMPKAELYRALGSGPDGLSQGEAARRLKIHGANRADASPGRSALRKLGQRLWNPLIAMLLAAALLSGLSGDIGSFAIIATVLSLSITLDIVQEHRAELTAERLRESVAIQADVVRGGRDATISVTALVPGDVVKLRIGDLIPADGIVLDAQDLQVNEALMTGEPFPAFKTDATCSAALPADAINALFAGTSTVGGRGRMLVVTTGGRTRFGAIASAMAANAPPTALEQGVRRLGLLILRLTLFLTLFVLMAHLVAQRNAMESFLFAIALAVGLTPELLPMVMTVTLARGALRMAKRKVIVKRLSAIHDLGAMDTLCVDKTGTLTEARITLQAHVDPEDRASDRVLSLARLNSTFQAGIRSPLDDAILSASRDDRDGWVRLSEVPFDFERRCLSVLVGRNGEQTLIAKGAPESILSRCVAVEIDGLAHPLDAVWQQKMADIQARYARDGFRLLAVAFKSIPAGQQTIAVGDETNLTMIGFCAFADPPKQDAAAAIKALGSLGVTIKIISGDHGAVVAHVARSVGLSADRIMTGAEISELTDAALIARVDHVDLFARIDPDQKRRIIAALRHRNHVVGFMGDGVNDAPALHAAHVGISVTGATEVARAAADLILLAPDLSVLAAGVREGRRTFANILKYVRMGTSSNFGNMLSMALASVVLPFLPLLPLQILLNNLIYDLSEIGIPFDDVDREDIARPESWDMTSILRFTIVMGMASSLFDAITFAVLLKLFDADAPMFQTGWFLESIATQILVIFVIRSRKLPWRAHRPHAILIATSLGALLAGVALALGPWRGAFGFTALPAGLLATIIAIAAAYLISASLAKRLAIAEP; from the coding sequence ATGATCGAACAATCCAGCCCGGCCAAGGTTTTGGCCGAGGCGTTCTGGCAAATGCCAAAGGCCGAGCTTTACCGCGCGCTCGGCTCCGGCCCGGACGGCCTCTCGCAGGGCGAAGCCGCCCGACGGCTAAAGATCCACGGCGCGAACCGCGCCGACGCCTCACCGGGCCGATCGGCCCTGCGCAAGCTCGGCCAACGTCTGTGGAATCCGCTGATCGCCATGCTCCTGGCGGCTGCGCTCCTCTCCGGGTTGAGCGGCGATATCGGCAGTTTTGCCATCATCGCCACCGTGCTGTCCCTCTCCATCACGCTCGATATCGTTCAGGAGCACCGTGCCGAGCTCACCGCCGAAAGGTTGCGGGAATCGGTCGCCATTCAGGCTGACGTCGTCAGGGGCGGCAGGGATGCGACGATTTCGGTGACGGCACTGGTCCCGGGGGACGTCGTCAAGCTCCGTATCGGCGATTTGATACCGGCCGACGGCATCGTCCTCGATGCGCAGGATCTGCAGGTCAATGAAGCACTGATGACGGGCGAGCCGTTTCCGGCCTTCAAGACCGACGCTACCTGCTCCGCTGCATTGCCGGCAGACGCCATCAACGCCCTGTTCGCGGGAACCAGTACCGTCGGCGGCAGGGGCAGGATGCTGGTCGTGACGACCGGGGGCCGGACGCGCTTCGGCGCGATCGCCTCGGCAATGGCCGCCAACGCACCGCCAACCGCGCTCGAGCAGGGCGTCCGCAGGCTCGGGCTGCTGATCCTTCGGCTGACGCTCTTCCTCACGCTCTTCGTGCTGATGGCTCATCTCGTCGCGCAACGCAACGCGATGGAGTCCTTCCTCTTCGCGATCGCGCTCGCCGTCGGCTTGACACCCGAGTTGCTGCCGATGGTGATGACGGTGACCCTCGCCCGCGGCGCCCTGCGCATGGCGAAGCGGAAAGTCATCGTCAAGCGGTTGTCCGCAATTCACGATCTGGGTGCGATGGACACGCTTTGCGTCGACAAGACCGGCACGCTCACGGAAGCCCGGATCACGCTGCAGGCGCATGTCGATCCCGAGGATCGGGCCAGCGACCGCGTTCTGAGCTTGGCGCGCTTGAACAGCACATTTCAGGCCGGCATCAGAAGCCCTCTCGACGACGCCATCCTGTCGGCAAGCCGCGACGATCGCGATGGCTGGGTCCGGCTTTCGGAAGTCCCGTTCGACTTCGAGCGGCGGTGCCTGTCCGTTCTGGTCGGACGCAACGGCGAACAGACGCTGATCGCCAAAGGGGCTCCCGAATCCATCCTTTCTCGCTGCGTGGCCGTAGAAATCGATGGTCTGGCTCATCCGCTCGACGCCGTCTGGCAACAGAAGATGGCCGACATCCAGGCGCGCTATGCCCGCGACGGCTTCCGGCTTCTTGCCGTCGCCTTCAAGTCCATACCGGCGGGGCAGCAGACCATTGCCGTCGGCGACGAGACCAATCTGACCATGATCGGCTTTTGTGCCTTCGCCGATCCGCCGAAGCAGGATGCGGCCGCAGCCATCAAGGCGCTCGGCTCGCTCGGCGTCACCATCAAGATCATTTCCGGCGACCATGGCGCCGTGGTCGCGCACGTGGCGCGATCGGTCGGCCTCAGCGCCGACCGGATCATGACCGGTGCCGAGATCTCCGAGCTGACCGATGCCGCGCTCATCGCCCGGGTCGACCATGTCGACCTGTTCGCCCGGATCGATCCCGACCAGAAGCGGCGGATCATTGCCGCGCTCAGGCACCGCAATCACGTCGTCGGCTTCATGGGCGATGGCGTCAATGACGCCCCCGCGCTTCACGCCGCACATGTCGGCATATCCGTCACGGGCGCGACCGAGGTCGCCCGCGCGGCCGCCGACCTGATCCTGCTGGCGCCCGACCTGTCCGTGCTAGCGGCCGGTGTGCGCGAAGGCCGCAGGACGTTCGCCAACATCCTGAAATATGTCCGAATGGGAACGAGCTCGAATTTCGGCAACATGCTTTCGATGGCCCTGGCCTCGGTCGTTCTTCCATTCCTGCCGTTGCTGCCGTTGCAGATCCTGCTGAACAATCTGATCTACGATCTCTCCGAGATCGGCATCCCTTTCGACGACGTCGATCGCGAGGACATTGCGCGGCCGGAATCCTGGGACATGACAAGCATCCTTCGCTTCACCATCGTCATGGGAATGGCGTCGTCCCTGTTCGACGCGATTACCTTCGCCGTTCTTCTCAAGCTGTTCGATGCGGATGCGCCGATGTTTCAAACCGGCTGGTTCCTGGAATCGATAGCGACCCAGATCCTGGTGATCTTCGTGATCCGGTCTCGCAAGCTGCCGTGGCGCGCACACCGCCCCCACGCCATCTTGATCGCCACGTCCTTGGGTGCCCTGCTTGCCGGCGTGGCGCTTGCACTCGGCCCATGGCGAGGCGCATTCGGCTTTACCGCGCTGCCTGCGGGACTGCTTGCGACGATCATCGCCATCGCCGCGGCCTATCTGATCTCGGCAAGCCTCGCGAAGCGGCTGGCGATCGCAGAGCCTTGA
- a CDS encoding DUF2249 domain-containing protein — MTEFIDVDVRPILRAGGEPFSIIMAALERLEPGEGLRLYAPFKPVPLFEVMASRGFAHRAAELEGGEWEIRFMPDDGSVEAPEPVFAASSEGDWPEPAVHLDNRDLDPPEPMVRILAALERLAPGQTLSALLSREPVFLFRELSKRGHQWRGGFTPQKDSYQLTVRVQP; from the coding sequence ATGACCGAATTCATCGACGTCGATGTCCGGCCGATCCTGCGTGCAGGCGGCGAGCCGTTCTCGATCATCATGGCCGCGCTCGAGCGGCTGGAGCCCGGGGAGGGGCTGCGGCTCTATGCTCCTTTCAAGCCGGTCCCTCTGTTCGAGGTCATGGCGAGCAGGGGCTTTGCTCATCGGGCAGCCGAGCTCGAAGGTGGCGAATGGGAGATCCGCTTCATGCCGGACGATGGCTCGGTCGAGGCGCCTGAACCGGTCTTTGCTGCCTCGAGCGAGGGCGATTGGCCCGAGCCCGCGGTCCATCTCGACAATCGCGACCTCGATCCGCCCGAGCCGATGGTTCGGATTCTGGCTGCCCTGGAGCGGCTCGCGCCCGGCCAGACGTTGTCCGCCTTGCTCAGCCGTGAACCGGTCTTCCTGTTTCGGGAGTTGAGCAAGCGCGGCCATCAATGGCGCGGCGGCTTCACGCCGCAGAAGGATTCCTATCAACTGACGGTGAGGGTGCAGCCATGA
- a CDS encoding UbiD family decarboxylase, with protein sequence MQRDVPRFRDLTDFLRFIESRGQLRRIREKVSVVHEITEIHRRMLEAHGPALLFEQPVKADGCLSEMPLLTNLFGTVERIAWGMGIAPDRLEELGELMAELRAPRPPNSIREAFGKLPLARAALATRPRTRAAAPVQDCVAMGPDIDLARLPVQICWPGEPAPLITWPLVITVPPHSATADQEENVGVYRMQVLGRDRAIIRWLAHRGGARHHQQWKGIGRDMPVAIVIGADPATILAAVLPLPETMSELRFAGILRGERPDLAPCLTVPLAIPAEAEIVIEGLVSATETAPEGPYGDHTGYYNSVEEFPVMRVTAITSRRQPVYLSTFTGRPPDEPSRIGEALNRLFVPLIRQQFPEVTDCWLPPEACSYRIAVAAIKKRYPGQARRLMLGLWSMLPQFSYTKLLIVVDDDIDVRDWKAVMWAVSTRSDASRDLVTLTDTPIDYLDFASPKSGLGGKLGIDATNKIPPETDREWGVPLAMDPTVVARVDAMWANLGLSGAPARTSVLT encoded by the coding sequence TTGCAACGTGATGTGCCGCGGTTTCGCGACTTGACCGACTTCCTGCGCTTCATCGAAAGCCGGGGGCAGTTGCGACGCATTCGCGAGAAGGTCTCCGTCGTCCACGAGATCACGGAAATCCACCGGCGCATGCTGGAGGCGCACGGACCGGCATTATTGTTCGAGCAGCCCGTCAAAGCCGACGGCTGCCTCTCGGAGATGCCGCTCCTCACCAATCTGTTCGGAACGGTCGAGCGGATCGCGTGGGGCATGGGGATTGCGCCCGACCGCCTCGAAGAGCTTGGCGAGCTGATGGCCGAGCTGCGCGCGCCGCGACCGCCGAACAGCATCAGGGAGGCCTTCGGCAAGCTTCCGCTCGCCCGCGCCGCGCTGGCGACGCGCCCGCGCACGCGCGCGGCGGCACCGGTGCAGGATTGCGTCGCGATGGGGCCCGACATCGATCTCGCCAGATTGCCGGTGCAGATCTGCTGGCCCGGGGAGCCGGCACCGCTGATCACCTGGCCGCTCGTGATCACCGTGCCGCCGCACTCCGCCACGGCCGACCAGGAGGAGAATGTCGGCGTCTACCGCATGCAGGTGCTCGGTCGCGACCGCGCCATCATCCGCTGGCTCGCGCATCGCGGCGGCGCTCGCCACCACCAGCAATGGAAGGGGATCGGGCGCGACATGCCGGTCGCGATCGTCATCGGAGCCGATCCGGCAACCATCCTGGCCGCGGTGCTGCCGCTGCCCGAGACCATGTCGGAGCTGCGCTTCGCCGGAATCCTGCGCGGCGAACGGCCCGATCTCGCGCCATGCCTCACCGTCCCGCTCGCGATCCCGGCCGAGGCCGAGATCGTCATCGAGGGCCTGGTCTCGGCGACCGAGACCGCGCCCGAGGGTCCCTATGGCGACCACACCGGGTACTACAATTCCGTCGAGGAATTCCCCGTGATGCGCGTGACGGCGATCACCAGCCGGCGGCAGCCGGTCTATCTCTCGACCTTCACGGGCCGACCGCCGGACGAGCCGTCGCGGATCGGCGAGGCACTCAACCGCCTGTTCGTGCCGCTGATCCGTCAGCAATTCCCTGAAGTGACCGATTGCTGGCTGCCGCCGGAGGCGTGCTCCTATCGCATCGCGGTCGCGGCGATCAAGAAACGCTATCCCGGCCAGGCGCGGCGGCTGATGCTGGGCCTGTGGTCGATGCTGCCGCAGTTCAGCTACACCAAGCTCCTGATCGTGGTCGACGACGACATCGACGTCCGCGACTGGAAAGCCGTGATGTGGGCGGTCTCGACGCGCAGCGACGCTTCGCGCGATCTCGTGACCCTCACCGACACGCCGATCGACTATCTCGATTTCGCCTCGCCGAAATCCGGGCTCGGCGGCAAGCTCGGCATCGACGCCACCAACAAGATTCCACCGGAGACGGATCGCGAATGGGGCGTTCCGCTGGCGATGGATCCCACCGTGGTCGCACGTGTCGATGCGATGTGGGCCAATCTCGGCCTTTCCGGTGCGCCCGCACGCACATCGGTCCTGACATGA